One genomic region from Deltaproteobacteria bacterium encodes:
- a CDS encoding glutathione S-transferase: MRVELYYWPTIQGRGEFVRLLLEEAGADYVDVARAKGGMAGMMRFLEGDEPGALPFAPPFVKVGGAVVSQTANILAYLAPRLGLVPDDEALRAEADQIQLTIADFVGEVHDTHHPIAGSLYYEDQKKEAKRRAQEFAKERMPKYLGWLEEVLARNAKSEGRWLVGRDLTYADLSVFQVVEGLRYAFPNAMARIERKIPRLVALRDRVAERPRIAAYLKSKRRLPFNQEGIFRRYPELDAAAPRRGRKANR, encoded by the coding sequence ATGCGAGTCGAGCTATACTACTGGCCGACAATCCAGGGGCGCGGAGAGTTCGTGCGCCTCTTGCTCGAGGAGGCGGGCGCCGACTACGTCGACGTCGCGCGAGCGAAGGGCGGCATGGCGGGGATGATGCGGTTCCTCGAGGGCGACGAGCCGGGCGCGCTGCCGTTCGCGCCGCCGTTCGTGAAGGTGGGCGGCGCGGTCGTGTCGCAGACGGCGAACATCCTCGCCTACCTCGCGCCCAGGCTCGGGCTCGTGCCCGACGACGAGGCGCTGCGCGCCGAGGCCGACCAGATCCAGCTCACGATCGCCGACTTCGTCGGCGAGGTCCACGACACGCACCACCCGATCGCGGGGAGCCTGTACTACGAGGACCAGAAGAAGGAGGCAAAGCGGCGCGCGCAGGAGTTCGCGAAGGAGCGGATGCCAAAGTACCTCGGATGGCTCGAGGAGGTACTCGCGCGCAACGCGAAGAGCGAAGGACGGTGGCTGGTCGGGCGCGATCTCACGTACGCCGACCTGTCCGTGTTCCAGGTGGTCGAGGGGCTGCGCTACGCGTTCCCGAATGCGATGGCGCGGATCGAGCGGAAGATCCCGCGATTGGTCGCGCTGCGCGATCGCGTGGCCGAGCGGCCGCGGATCGCGGCGTACCTGAAGTCGAAGCGGCGGCTACCGTTCAACCAGGAGGGGATCTTCCGAAGGTATCCCGAGCTGGATGCGGCGGCGCCGCGGCGCGGTCGCAAGGCGAACCGGTAG